From a region of the Mobula hypostoma chromosome 6, sMobHyp1.1, whole genome shotgun sequence genome:
- the taf13 gene encoding transcription initiation factor TFIID subunit 13, which produces MDRDPSPRKMADEDDEPAFDEDVEESGSGAEGGQGRRKRLFSKELRCMMYGFGDDQNPYTESVDILEDLVIEFITEMTHKAMSIGRQGRVQVEDIVFLIRKDPRKFARVKDLLTMNEELKRARKAFDEANYGS; this is translated from the exons ATGGACAGAGATCCGTCACCGAGGAAAATGGCTGATGAGGACGATGAGCCGGCG tttgatgaagatgtggaGGAGAGTGGAAGTGGTGCTGAAGGTGGACAAGGCAGAagaaaaagattattttcaaaggAAT TGAGATGTATGATGTATGGCTTTGGAGATGACCAGAATCCTTATACTGAATCAGTGGACATCCTGGAAGACCTTGTCATAGAATTTATCACTGAAATG ACACACAAGGCCATGTCAATAGGACGTCAGGGGCGAGTTCAAGTAGAAGATATTGTCTTTCTCATTCGTAAAGATCCCAGGAAGTTTGCAAGAGTGAAAGACTTGCTGACAATGAATGAAGAATTGAAACGTGCTCGGAAAGCTTTTGATGAAGCTAATTATGGCTCTTAG